From the genome of Saccharicrinis carchari, one region includes:
- a CDS encoding sugar transferase, with protein sequence MPIGNESEHADTNMLYTSAVPVDSIKCDECSKTKVIESMSEKVYGYISQTVPIHSDKVCVVESFQSDWCNKLAEPMLGLVDVCPINLSNNLNVYLKNLNASLPETSIIVGCCMIADIEDKKARRKNKYYKYLKKGKGFYKAETLGRLVYFGFSIIEFKEIEGLLYFMVMKVKEAPGNLNGCSDKILFPMTRIGKDGKKLIVYKVRTMHPYSQYLQNYVVRLNGYNEVGKPANDFRLTPWGKFFRKYWLDELPQLLNLLKGELALVGVRPLSQTRFSELPREVQELRVQFKPGCIPPYVSLLMPDSKGNIEAEMIYMDEKRKKGIRTDVKYFFMAIKNILTGKITSS encoded by the coding sequence ATGCCAATCGGAAACGAATCAGAACATGCTGACACCAATATGCTTTATACCTCGGCTGTGCCTGTCGATAGTATTAAGTGTGACGAGTGCAGTAAAACCAAAGTAATCGAGAGTATGTCCGAAAAGGTGTATGGTTATATCTCGCAAACTGTTCCTATACACTCCGATAAAGTTTGTGTGGTAGAATCTTTCCAGTCCGATTGGTGTAATAAGTTAGCAGAACCCATGTTGGGTTTGGTGGATGTTTGTCCAATAAATTTAAGCAACAACCTTAATGTATATTTAAAAAACCTCAACGCCAGTTTGCCGGAAACTTCTATTATTGTTGGGTGCTGCATGATTGCCGACATTGAGGATAAAAAAGCCAGAAGAAAAAATAAGTATTACAAATATTTAAAAAAGGGTAAGGGCTTTTATAAAGCGGAAACCTTGGGGAGATTGGTTTATTTTGGTTTTTCGATTATTGAATTTAAGGAAATAGAGGGCTTGCTGTATTTTATGGTGATGAAGGTAAAAGAGGCACCCGGCAATTTAAATGGATGTAGCGATAAAATATTATTTCCAATGACCAGAATAGGTAAAGATGGGAAAAAGCTTATCGTTTATAAGGTAAGAACCATGCACCCTTATTCGCAATATCTGCAGAACTATGTGGTTAGGTTAAATGGCTATAACGAAGTGGGAAAGCCGGCCAATGATTTTCGATTGACCCCATGGGGTAAGTTTTTTCGCAAATATTGGTTAGACGAACTGCCACAGTTGTTAAATCTGCTTAAAGGGGAGCTTGCGCTGGTAGGGGTACGGCCCTTGAGCCAAACGCGTTTCTCAGAGCTGCCCCGCGAAGTACAAGAGCTCCGTGTTCAATTTAAGCCGGGGTGTATTCCTCCATACGTATCTCTTCTGATGCCCGATTCAAAAGGCAATATTGAAGCCGAAATGATTTATATGGATGAAAAAAGGAAAAAAGGAATTCGTACCGATGTGAAATACTTTTTTATGGCAATAAAAAATATTTTAACAGGGAAAATTACCAGCTCCTAA
- a CDS encoding FtsB family cell division protein, translating to MNLRKINIPPILKNKYILTLVVFGVWMLFFDQNNLWDKRKLNSRINQLEKQKHHYQVEIEQNERKLSEIQESPESLEKFAREEYLMKKNDEDIFVIIEP from the coding sequence ATGAATCTGCGTAAAATAAACATACCCCCTATCCTTAAAAACAAGTACATTTTAACACTTGTCGTATTTGGTGTGTGGATGCTTTTTTTTGACCAAAATAACTTATGGGACAAGAGGAAACTCAATTCGCGGATAAATCAATTAGAAAAACAAAAACATCATTATCAGGTTGAAATAGAGCAAAACGAGCGTAAACTTAGCGAAATACAGGAAAGTCCGGAAAGTTTAGAGAAATTTGCCCGCGAAGAGTACCTCATGAAAAAGAATGACGAAGATATTTTTGTTATCATTGAACCTTAA
- the mgtE gene encoding magnesium transporter, which translates to MYSTKTKVKFKNIIQREDWRLLKTALEELDPIQVAQLIESASADDEVILFRLLGRAHGREVFKLLSHQKQEEIIEGLAEKSQIISKLLNDIKPDDRTAFLGELPGKVAQRLLQYLSPEKRSITNKLLGYSKDSIGRLMTPEFVAIKSFFTVEMAFAHIRKYGRDSETLNVIYIVDEDWKLIDDIRIKELLLASPQQAIKELMDNRFIALNANEDQETAIKVFRDYDRVALPVVNEEGVLLGIVTFDDIMDVVEEESTEDFHKFGSFQTAISNPLKTRLFSLYKNRIVWLMALVFVNIFSGAALSNFEDVIQSAVALVFFLPLLIDSGGNAGSQSATLMIRSLAMGEVRIADLYKLIGKELVVAVLLGTTMALGVALIANFRAPEIMAVVALTMIITVVIGSLTGMLLPFIFTKLKLDPATASAPLITSISDICGVLVYFSMASWLLA; encoded by the coding sequence ATGTACTCCACAAAAACCAAAGTCAAGTTTAAAAATATTATTCAACGTGAAGATTGGCGATTGCTAAAAACGGCATTGGAAGAATTGGATCCAATACAAGTAGCACAATTAATCGAAAGTGCATCGGCCGATGATGAGGTTATATTATTCAGGCTACTTGGCCGAGCCCATGGCAGAGAGGTGTTTAAGTTGCTCAGCCATCAAAAGCAAGAAGAAATTATTGAAGGTTTGGCCGAAAAATCACAGATTATCTCCAAACTGCTTAATGATATAAAACCAGACGATAGAACGGCATTTCTGGGGGAGTTGCCCGGCAAAGTAGCACAGCGGTTGCTTCAATACTTGTCGCCCGAAAAACGCAGTATTACCAATAAGCTGCTAGGCTACTCAAAAGATAGTATCGGCAGGTTGATGACACCTGAATTTGTGGCTATTAAATCCTTTTTTACCGTGGAGATGGCTTTTGCGCATATCCGTAAATATGGTAGGGATTCGGAAACATTAAACGTGATTTATATTGTGGATGAAGATTGGAAACTGATTGACGATATCAGAATCAAAGAACTTCTTCTGGCATCTCCACAGCAAGCAATCAAAGAGTTAATGGACAACCGTTTTATCGCACTTAATGCCAATGAAGATCAGGAAACAGCTATTAAAGTATTCAGGGACTACGATCGGGTGGCCTTGCCCGTAGTAAACGAAGAGGGCGTGTTGCTGGGTATTGTCACCTTCGACGACATAATGGATGTGGTGGAAGAGGAATCAACAGAGGACTTTCATAAATTCGGTTCTTTTCAAACTGCCATTTCAAATCCACTTAAAACGCGCTTATTTTCGTTATATAAAAACCGGATTGTCTGGCTGATGGCATTGGTGTTTGTGAATATTTTTTCGGGTGCAGCCTTGAGCAACTTCGAGGATGTGATCCAATCGGCGGTTGCACTGGTTTTCTTTTTACCCCTGCTTATTGACAGTGGTGGTAATGCTGGTTCGCAGTCGGCAACACTTATGATCCGCTCTTTGGCTATGGGTGAAGTGCGTATAGCTGATTTGTATAAGCTTATAGGGAAAGAGCTTGTTGTTGCGGTACTCCTGGGCACAACAATGGCGCTCGGTGTTGCCCTGATTGCTAACTTCAGGGCACCCGAGATTATGGCAGTGGTGGCTTTAACTATGATAATTACGGTAGTTATAGGCAGTTTAACGGGTATGCTCTTACCTTTTATATTCACGAAACTAAAGCTGGATCCCGCCACTGCCAGTGCGCCGTTGATAACTTCTATTTCCGACATATGCGGCGTACTGGTTTACTTTTCCATGGCCTCTTGGCTATTGGCTTAG
- a CDS encoding alpha-amylase family glycosyl hydrolase: protein MTIKNLLLALTLIVLSACAQNQPQKTVQAPFVWDNANVYFLLTDRFNNGDTTNDVNFERNGETGLLRGFMGGDFRGIIDKINQGYFTDLGVNALWFSPVVEQIHGSVDESTGNTYGFHGYWAKDWTRIDPNWGTEQDFMDLVDAAHTKGIRIVMDVVLNHTGPVTPKDPVYGKDWVRTGPPCTYESYESTVTCTLVENLPDIKTESNEEVGLPEVLLEKWKKEGRLEKEMEELNAFFAETAYPRAPRFYIIKWLTDFVRKYGVDGYRIDTAKHTEESVWSELYKQASKAFEEWKAANPDKVLDNNAFYTVGEVYGYGASSGRIFDNGGVQVDYFDHGMHALINFELKSDAQKDYEFIFAKYSDILNKELKGKSVLNYLSSHDDSHSFDMTREKAYKAANVLLLCPGASQIYYGDEINRPLIIEGTVGDATLRSFMNWEDIASNTMVNGVGANDLLNHYQKLGQFRAANPAVGAGVHTQITAQPYVFKREFTQNGYSNKVVVGMDLPLGAKTISVGDVFENGTRLKDHYSGIAVKVKNGEVRLQSDFDMALLAADK from the coding sequence ATGACTATTAAAAATCTATTACTTGCACTTACTTTAATTGTATTGAGTGCGTGTGCACAAAATCAACCCCAAAAAACCGTACAGGCTCCCTTTGTTTGGGATAATGCCAATGTGTATTTTTTATTGACCGATCGTTTTAACAATGGCGACACAACTAACGATGTCAATTTTGAGCGTAATGGCGAGACCGGCCTCTTACGCGGATTTATGGGAGGCGATTTCAGGGGAATCATTGATAAGATTAATCAAGGATATTTTACTGATTTGGGTGTGAATGCTTTGTGGTTTTCGCCTGTGGTGGAGCAAATACATGGCAGCGTGGACGAAAGTACGGGAAATACTTATGGTTTTCACGGATACTGGGCCAAAGACTGGACTCGTATAGATCCTAATTGGGGTACGGAGCAAGACTTTATGGATTTGGTTGATGCAGCGCATACTAAAGGTATCAGGATTGTGATGGACGTGGTGCTTAACCATACCGGCCCCGTAACACCTAAGGATCCGGTTTATGGAAAGGATTGGGTGCGTACCGGTCCGCCCTGTACCTACGAAAGTTATGAGTCAACGGTAACTTGTACTTTGGTAGAGAATTTGCCCGATATAAAAACGGAAAGTAACGAAGAAGTAGGTTTACCCGAAGTGTTGTTGGAAAAATGGAAAAAAGAAGGTCGTTTAGAAAAAGAGATGGAGGAACTGAATGCTTTTTTCGCAGAAACAGCTTACCCTCGTGCTCCCCGGTTTTATATTATCAAGTGGCTGACTGATTTTGTGCGTAAATATGGGGTGGATGGTTATCGCATTGACACCGCTAAGCATACTGAAGAGTCGGTTTGGAGTGAGTTGTATAAGCAAGCATCCAAGGCTTTTGAAGAGTGGAAAGCGGCCAATCCGGACAAGGTACTCGATAACAATGCTTTTTATACCGTTGGTGAGGTATATGGTTATGGTGCATCAAGTGGCAGAATATTTGACAATGGAGGGGTGCAGGTGGATTACTTCGATCATGGCATGCATGCCCTCATTAATTTTGAGTTGAAGAGCGATGCCCAAAAAGACTACGAATTCATTTTCGCCAAATATTCCGATATCCTTAACAAGGAGCTTAAAGGCAAGTCTGTTTTAAATTATCTGTCCTCGCACGATGATAGCCATTCTTTTGATATGACAAGAGAAAAAGCCTATAAGGCGGCCAATGTGTTGTTATTATGTCCCGGAGCTTCTCAAATTTATTATGGCGACGAGATTAACCGCCCCTTGATTATAGAAGGTACGGTTGGCGATGCCACCTTGCGTAGTTTTATGAATTGGGAGGATATTGCCTCAAACACAATGGTGAACGGTGTGGGAGCCAATGATTTGTTAAACCACTATCAAAAACTAGGACAGTTTAGAGCAGCGAATCCTGCGGTAGGTGCCGGGGTGCATACGCAAATTACTGCCCAGCCGTATGTTTTTAAACGTGAGTTTACCCAAAACGGATACAGCAACAAGGTTGTTGTTGGTATGGATTTACCCTTAGGTGCAAAAACTATTTCCGTTGGCGATGTATTTGAAAATGGTACAAGGCTTAAAGACCACTACTCTGGTATTGCCGTAAAGGTAAAAAATGGAGAAGTAAGGCTACAATCTGATTTTGATATGGCTTTACTCGCTGCAGATAAATGA
- a CDS encoding T9SS type A sorting domain-containing protein, producing the protein MSLKKDFRITSLFLMVLSAVQFVFVSISAATTNDVVPIVTADFEDQSFKQGWTVQAVQGHTYWVQTTYNGNSYMQISGYKATGPDIESFLISPAIDFNAYDNETLTFKSKNGYYSGTTLSVWLSTDYDGSNVESATWQPLNAQIDERNNYSGYGATFIESGLVDLSAFSGMGHIAFKYSGNTSNRTTTYQVDDVMVTGSKKNFSGTLTSGLINKQINFPYVALGQQSEVYAYTLSYTGVAGDIKITCKRDYRLSLDGANWINELIVDTGTGDGSAEVKIKYAPQQEYYYGIESVVEHRVNNAMPYQIKVKPANAGVPIDATTLTKDKTLDVVTWNLQFFGIAPNGSSNHAAFETKLSQVANKIIELDADVYAIQEVIVDENYGDFLTPLIEKLNELEGQTSYAGVLAPRYSFYFQPPASDFPAQRICFIYNIKTVSNMDSFSMFSDFYKGYSTPQITGYPGNSSLFWASGRLPQMMKSVVQIDGKSQLLNFINLHAKCCDADERRWADAEYLFNDLILNYNDDNVVILGDYNETYSMSKGAYAPWYANWNRDYLRAVGSSLDHVSISDELYFEYQSLINNSRIDQVNYSDHDPVMLRMLIDTDKEPQSVTLAPIASQQVDNIIHLQGAASSGLPVTYKLVSGNASLSGDMLQVNGLGEVNVQAFQEGNAQYAPAFSDWVSFNIEGNTGVEQDYAQGLRVYPNPASHRVMVLMPNEGPKQIRIFDLTGKTHHQRIVFGKEEMLKTDDLPNGVYFIQITSGNITIAKKLVVKNR; encoded by the coding sequence ATGAGTTTAAAAAAGGATTTTAGGATAACAAGCCTGTTTTTAATGGTTTTAAGCGCGGTGCAGTTTGTCTTTGTCTCGATAAGTGCGGCCACAACCAACGATGTTGTTCCAATTGTAACAGCTGATTTTGAAGATCAGAGCTTTAAGCAAGGCTGGACAGTGCAAGCTGTGCAAGGGCATACCTATTGGGTACAAACAACATACAATGGGAATAGTTACATGCAAATATCCGGTTACAAGGCAACGGGGCCGGATATAGAATCTTTTTTGATTAGCCCGGCAATTGATTTTAACGCGTACGATAACGAAACCTTGACCTTTAAAAGCAAGAATGGATATTATAGTGGAACAACACTATCGGTTTGGCTTTCTACTGATTATGATGGAAGCAATGTGGAAAGTGCTACCTGGCAACCGTTGAATGCTCAAATTGATGAACGTAATAATTACAGTGGATATGGTGCAACTTTTATTGAGTCTGGGCTGGTTGATTTATCGGCCTTTTCGGGGATGGGGCATATAGCCTTTAAATATTCCGGCAATACCTCAAACCGCACAACTACCTATCAGGTGGACGATGTGATGGTGACGGGTAGCAAAAAGAATTTTTCCGGAACCTTGACTTCCGGGTTAATTAATAAGCAAATAAACTTTCCCTATGTGGCTCTTGGTCAGCAAAGCGAGGTTTATGCTTATACCTTAAGTTATACAGGTGTGGCGGGGGATATAAAAATCACTTGTAAACGCGATTATCGGCTATCGTTGGATGGGGCTAATTGGATAAATGAGCTTATTGTTGACACGGGTACGGGCGATGGATCTGCGGAGGTAAAAATAAAATATGCCCCGCAACAAGAGTATTATTACGGCATCGAATCGGTGGTAGAACATAGGGTTAACAATGCCATGCCCTATCAAATAAAAGTTAAACCTGCCAATGCCGGTGTTCCTATAGATGCCACTACCTTAACAAAGGATAAAACATTGGATGTGGTAACGTGGAACCTCCAGTTTTTTGGAATAGCGCCTAATGGAAGTTCAAATCATGCTGCTTTTGAAACCAAGTTATCCCAGGTAGCCAATAAAATAATTGAGTTGGATGCCGATGTGTATGCGATTCAGGAAGTGATTGTGGATGAAAACTACGGCGACTTTTTAACACCACTCATCGAAAAGTTAAACGAACTTGAAGGACAAACAAGCTATGCAGGCGTTTTGGCACCTCGCTATAGCTTTTATTTTCAACCACCCGCCTCCGATTTCCCGGCACAGCGTATCTGTTTTATTTACAATATTAAAACGGTGAGCAACATGGATTCGTTTTCAATGTTTTCAGACTTTTATAAGGGATACTCTACACCGCAAATAACGGGATATCCCGGTAACAGCAGCTTGTTCTGGGCCAGTGGCCGACTGCCACAAATGATGAAGTCTGTTGTGCAGATCGACGGTAAAAGTCAGCTGCTAAATTTTATTAATCTACATGCCAAATGCTGCGATGCAGATGAACGTCGTTGGGCCGATGCGGAGTACTTATTCAACGACTTGATATTAAATTATAACGATGATAACGTTGTGATACTGGGAGATTACAACGAAACCTATTCCATGAGCAAAGGGGCATACGCACCCTGGTATGCCAATTGGAACCGGGATTACCTGCGCGCGGTGGGTTCCTCGCTCGACCATGTGAGTATCTCGGATGAGTTGTATTTTGAATACCAGAGTCTTATAAATAACAGTCGGATTGATCAGGTAAATTACTCCGATCATGACCCGGTGATGCTTCGCATGTTAATTGACACCGATAAAGAGCCCCAAAGTGTTACCTTAGCACCGATTGCATCCCAGCAGGTTGACAACATCATTCACTTACAAGGCGCTGCCAGTTCGGGCTTGCCTGTTACGTACAAGTTGGTGTCGGGCAACGCGAGCTTATCGGGCGATATGCTTCAGGTTAACGGTTTGGGAGAAGTGAACGTGCAGGCTTTCCAGGAGGGTAATGCCCAATATGCACCCGCCTTTTCAGATTGGGTGAGTTTTAATATAGAGGGAAATACAGGGGTAGAGCAGGATTATGCGCAAGGGCTGCGTGTGTATCCAAATCCGGCATCCCATCGCGTTATGGTGTTGATGCCAAACGAAGGACCAAAGCAGATTCGTATTTTCGATTTAACAGGTAAAACTCATCATCAACGCATCGTGTTTGGCAAGGAAGAGATGCTGAAAACGGATGACTTACCCAATGGCGTGTATTTTATTCAGATAACATCGGGTAATATTACCATTGCCAAAAAGCTGGTGGTAAAGAATCGATAA
- a CDS encoding BlaI/MecI/CopY family transcriptional regulator: MKPKKITPTAAELDILNILWEKEPLTVKDIHALICKSKDVGYTTTLKIMQNMTTKGLLKRERSGKSHLYFSNHAREETRERLLNRFVDSAFGGSASSLVMQLLGNKKTSVEELDEIQQIIEQIKTDSSL; this comes from the coding sequence ATGAAACCAAAAAAAATTACACCCACCGCCGCAGAATTAGATATTCTGAATATCCTTTGGGAAAAAGAGCCACTTACAGTTAAGGATATTCATGCATTAATTTGTAAAAGTAAGGATGTGGGTTACACCACCACTTTAAAGATTATGCAAAATATGACAACGAAAGGTTTGCTCAAGAGAGAGCGTAGCGGAAAGAGTCATTTGTACTTTAGTAATCATGCCAGAGAAGAAACAAGGGAACGTTTGCTCAATCGCTTTGTGGATTCGGCTTTTGGCGGTTCGGCCAGTTCGTTGGTTATGCAATTGCTGGGAAACAAAAAAACATCGGTAGAAGAATTAGATGAAATACAGCAAATTATTGAACAGATAAAAACCGATTCATCATTGTAG